One Gemmatimonadales bacterium DNA segment encodes these proteins:
- a CDS encoding sigma-70 family RNA polymerase sigma factor, translating to MTHPTPIEWAGLSDQDVVRHAARGREAAYRELIRRYQRPVFSLIYRMVRDRELAEDLAQETFMKVLNAIDSYRPEYKFSSWIFKIANNAAIDQLRRRGLDTLSLDGSPHAATSDAVEATTLQIGDARESQLDEVTSRELGSQIEAAIGKLRPEYRSCIILRHIDGRPYEEIAEILNLPLGTVKTYIHRARNELRILLQDTRA from the coding sequence TGACCCACCCCACGCCGATCGAATGGGCCGGACTCTCCGACCAGGATGTGGTTCGCCACGCCGCCCGGGGTCGCGAGGCCGCGTACCGGGAGCTGATCCGCCGATACCAGCGGCCGGTCTTTTCCCTGATCTACCGCATGGTGCGCGACCGCGAGCTCGCGGAGGACCTGGCGCAGGAAACGTTCATGAAGGTTCTCAACGCGATCGACAGCTATCGGCCGGAATACAAATTTTCCAGCTGGATCTTCAAGATCGCCAACAACGCCGCGATCGATCAGCTCCGGCGGCGCGGGCTCGACACGCTGTCGCTCGACGGATCACCGCATGCCGCCACGTCGGATGCCGTCGAGGCGACCACGCTGCAGATCGGCGACGCGCGGGAATCACAACTCGATGAAGTGACCAGCCGGGAGCTCGGCTCACAGATCGAAGCGGCGATTGGCAAGCTCCGCCCGGAGTACCGCAGCTGCATCATCCTGCGCCATATCGATGGCCGCCCCTATGAAGAAATTGCCGAAATTCTCAACCTCCCGCTGGGGACGGTAAAGACCTACATCCACAGGGCCCGCAACGAGTTGCGGATCCTGTTGCAGGACACACGAGCATGA